A single window of Haloferax marinisediminis DNA harbors:
- a CDS encoding enoyl-CoA hydratase/isomerase family protein, translated as MSSETMDTRRWDTIETDIDGHVGRITLSRPESLNTFSTALATELDEALRGLDEMATVRAVVVDGAGRAFSAGIDLSEHADFETKDEYEAWVAVMEEPFRTLTKMRTPVIAAVHGHAAANGIGLVAACDLAVAAEGTRFGATAPKVGLFCMGPAVPLLSSLTRKRCLELLLTGELIDEETALEWGLVNRVVPSGEHTAAALELAETIASKSPVAVQMGKAAFYEMAALDYDDALDYSNEQFGELCTTADAHEGIAAFLDGEPLSADEWPEA; from the coding sequence ATGTCGTCAGAGACGATGGACACACGACGGTGGGACACTATCGAGACCGATATCGATGGCCACGTCGGGCGGATTACGCTTTCACGCCCGGAGTCGTTGAACACATTCAGCACCGCTCTCGCGACCGAACTCGACGAGGCCTTACGTGGACTCGACGAGATGGCGACGGTCAGAGCGGTCGTCGTCGATGGAGCAGGGAGAGCGTTTTCGGCTGGAATCGACTTGTCTGAACACGCTGACTTCGAGACGAAAGACGAGTACGAAGCGTGGGTCGCAGTGATGGAAGAGCCGTTCCGAACGCTCACGAAGATGCGAACGCCGGTTATCGCCGCTGTTCACGGCCACGCCGCAGCGAACGGAATTGGCCTCGTCGCTGCGTGTGACCTGGCAGTGGCCGCTGAAGGAACTCGGTTCGGAGCGACGGCACCCAAAGTCGGGTTGTTCTGTATGGGGCCTGCTGTCCCGTTACTGTCGTCGCTGACGCGTAAGCGCTGCCTCGAACTTCTCTTGACGGGTGAACTAATCGACGAAGAGACTGCACTCGAATGGGGGCTCGTCAATCGCGTCGTTCCCTCGGGTGAGCACACTGCTGCAGCGCTCGAACTTGCAGAGACGATTGCGTCGAAGAGTCCAGTGGCCGTCCAGATGGGGAAAGCGGCGTTCTACGAGATGGCAGCACTCGACTACGACGACGCGCTCGACTACTCCAACGAACAGTTCGGTGAACTCTGTACGACGGCAGACGCACACGAGGGTATCGCTGCGTTCCTCGATGGTGAACCGTTGAGTGCCGACGAGTGGCCAGAAGCGTGA
- a CDS encoding ABC transporter substrate-binding protein, producing the protein MSSSRLSRRSFLALSGVGLTSGCVRQIESTFSRDHQRPLSFSILTVPADSDAVATKLARYLAIQLQQVGIDASVVPVSREQLLRSVLLNHDFDIYVYRFPLPWDPDFLRPLLHSRFAPDIGWQNPFGYGDLSLDSLLERQRTERGGVRNSTLSDAQYRIVENQPFTPVAVPHTARATRPDRVDWPVGEPLHSVAAYLGARPVEAERVSSSVPPTASPAGTPSNDSTPTTSTETVSQANRLRMTVTDARPTENLNPLSTAFRSDGTFIGLIYDSLGRVLDDQMHPWMASSWWWIDDDPTTLSVRLRDGLEWHDGTAITAGDVAFTFRFLTDTSLGTLDQLVPSPQYRGRASLVESVSTESSRDVVLRFGDVDQTVALRALSVPILPQHVWERYARATSVSWLDGGRITEALVRNNLDPVGSGPFRVTGSALRESLSMERFDEHFLSTQELDGPVARFEGGFAFDGLEFIVAPSGNAAVKLLSDGAVDATADLLSSDAVRSALATPNISVRTGMSRWCYHVGYNLRKPPFTNPRFRRAVARLISRPFLTETVFDGRAQGAVSPLATTRYAPQGQQWDDLLTELGFVGNFRTGSLDVDRARSLFVDAGYSYSTGGDLLVQE; encoded by the coding sequence ATGTCATCTTCCCGACTCAGTAGGCGGTCGTTTCTGGCGCTCTCAGGCGTCGGACTGACCAGCGGCTGCGTCAGGCAAATCGAGTCGACGTTCTCGCGTGATCACCAACGACCCCTCTCGTTTTCGATACTGACGGTTCCCGCCGATTCAGATGCAGTGGCGACGAAACTCGCTCGGTACCTCGCGATACAACTGCAACAAGTCGGTATCGATGCGTCTGTCGTTCCGGTGAGTCGGGAACAACTGCTCCGGTCCGTTCTCTTGAATCACGATTTCGACATCTACGTGTACCGGTTCCCGCTCCCGTGGGACCCGGATTTTCTCAGGCCACTGCTTCACTCTCGGTTCGCACCCGACATTGGCTGGCAAAATCCATTCGGATACGGGGACCTGTCGCTCGACTCGCTGCTCGAACGGCAACGAACTGAACGCGGGGGTGTGCGGAACTCCACGCTCTCAGATGCGCAGTACCGAATCGTCGAAAATCAGCCGTTCACACCAGTTGCAGTTCCACACACGGCCCGGGCGACACGCCCAGACCGAGTCGACTGGCCTGTCGGCGAACCATTACACAGTGTCGCAGCGTATCTCGGAGCGCGCCCGGTCGAAGCCGAGCGGGTTTCGTCCAGCGTGCCACCGACTGCTTCGCCCGCTGGGACACCGTCGAACGACTCGACACCGACGACGTCGACTGAAACTGTCTCTCAAGCGAATCGGCTTCGAATGACGGTAACCGACGCCCGCCCCACCGAGAACTTGAACCCGTTGTCGACGGCGTTTCGGTCCGACGGGACGTTTATTGGACTCATCTACGATTCGCTCGGCCGAGTACTTGATGACCAGATGCATCCGTGGATGGCTTCGTCGTGGTGGTGGATCGACGACGATCCGACGACGCTCTCGGTCAGACTTCGTGATGGTCTCGAATGGCACGATGGGACCGCTATCACTGCTGGTGACGTTGCGTTCACGTTCCGGTTCCTCACGGACACGTCGCTCGGAACGCTCGACCAACTCGTCCCGTCACCGCAGTACCGTGGCCGGGCGTCGCTGGTCGAATCGGTCTCGACAGAGTCCTCACGGGATGTTGTACTGCGTTTCGGTGATGTAGACCAAACTGTCGCACTGCGTGCGCTGTCTGTACCCATCCTTCCACAGCACGTCTGGGAGCGGTACGCCCGTGCGACGAGCGTGTCGTGGCTCGACGGTGGGCGTATCACAGAAGCGCTCGTTCGGAACAACCTCGACCCAGTCGGAAGCGGGCCGTTTCGCGTGACTGGAAGTGCTCTCAGGGAGTCACTGTCGATGGAACGGTTCGATGAGCACTTCTTGTCGACGCAAGAACTCGACGGTCCGGTTGCTCGATTCGAGGGTGGATTCGCGTTCGATGGACTGGAGTTCATCGTCGCTCCCTCCGGGAATGCTGCCGTCAAACTGCTCTCCGATGGTGCCGTGGACGCGACGGCTGACCTGCTTTCGTCGGATGCGGTACGGTCGGCACTGGCAACCCCGAACATCAGCGTGCGGACCGGAATGTCTCGGTGGTGTTATCACGTCGGCTACAACCTCAGGAAACCACCGTTTACCAACCCACGGTTTAGACGGGCCGTTGCCCGACTCATCTCTCGGCCGTTCCTCACGGAGACGGTGTTCGATGGACGTGCCCAGGGGGCGGTGTCTCCGCTTGCGACGACGCGGTATGCACCACAAGGACAGCAGTGGGACGACCTCCTCACTGAACTCGGATTCGTCGGCAACTTCCGAACTGGCAGCCTCGACGTCGACCGTGCCCGCTCGCTGTTCGTGGATGCAGGATACAGCTATTCGACCGGTGGTGACCTTCTGGTGCAAGAATGA
- a CDS encoding phosphatase PAP2 family protein: MTFSPLVSILLSVLGGGAVALLIATLGIVGPERLRAAYGTLGERVRDSSRYLGLLAVVLVTNKVARDVGPEVSWLIGWNVTGLIYAVEGDLVEHVQSLATPTLTAILSAVYLSGYVFLLTFPFVAYLVSTDRRPLKLTAVAYAVNYGIGVCCYILFISYGPRNLLPGQVESLLYVTYPQTQILTRQVNVNTNVFPSLHTSLSVTAALVAVRTRAEYPVWALVAPILAGAVAFSTMYLGIHWAVDVVAGAVLGVASVSLADWFVEYRTGST; this comes from the coding sequence ATGACCTTCTCGCCGCTCGTCTCGATACTGCTTAGCGTTCTCGGTGGCGGTGCAGTTGCGCTTCTAATCGCGACACTCGGTATCGTCGGCCCAGAGCGACTGCGGGCTGCATATGGGACGCTCGGAGAACGCGTTCGAGATTCCTCGAGATACCTCGGGTTGCTCGCCGTCGTTCTCGTCACGAACAAGGTTGCTCGCGACGTCGGACCGGAGGTCTCGTGGCTCATCGGGTGGAACGTGACGGGCCTCATCTACGCTGTGGAAGGCGACCTCGTCGAACACGTTCAATCACTCGCAACGCCGACGCTTACTGCCATCTTGTCGGCTGTCTACCTCTCGGGATACGTCTTCTTGCTCACGTTTCCATTCGTGGCGTATCTGGTCTCGACCGACCGGCGGCCGCTGAAGCTCACTGCCGTTGCGTACGCGGTCAACTACGGAATTGGGGTGTGCTGTTACATCCTGTTCATCTCCTACGGGCCGCGGAACCTTCTGCCGGGGCAGGTCGAGTCGCTCCTCTACGTGACCTACCCGCAGACGCAGATTCTCACTCGACAAGTGAACGTGAACACGAACGTATTCCCGTCGCTTCACACGTCGCTGTCGGTGACGGCTGCTCTCGTCGCGGTTCGGACACGTGCAGAGTACCCTGTGTGGGCCCTCGTCGCTCCGATTCTTGCGGGTGCTGTCGCCTTTTCGACCATGTATCTGGGTATCCACTGGGCTGTCGACGTCGTCGCTGGCGCGGTTCTCGGTGTCGCCAGTGTCTCCCTCGCAGATTGGTTCGTAGAGTACCGAACCGGGAGCACGTAG
- a CDS encoding ArnT family glycosyltransferase, with amino-acid sequence MTGEQPDTRQTEDVQSGTATMAAHTDARLAVGLGPVATEHSSDVASEIPGFGRDSHLWFAIALLAGVVVSVTYVSTHQYPAFGAGLYLEIATQIRDNGYALPTTIPYYAGGIPFAYPPLQFYVVAVLTDLGISGLAISRYLPAVVTILYLVPYYGIATQLLPTRRQAGFATVILAVCPPVLQWHLSAGGIVRASAFLLALCGIYAGTRVFIDREWQWVGVGTICFALTILSHPVYTVFFGVSWVLLYAAFDRTIQGLVSGAVAAVGGVIIASPWWLWVISAHGVDVFTGAAGSHSGIAGGLERLLDQFVYPFDPTIVTVFFVASFAAAVVLVSRKQYILPVWLVVSAYVLGKERFQFVAGAMMISTVFFALVVPKLADALRDTVDARQTIAAAFAIAIICSVSLGGFYAGSQIGDAHHGSPSLPPFFDDDDRQAMKWAANHTEANASFVVLSDAAEWFPYYTKRTILVGPWGVEWVSPDQYYSQLSAFKSVSTCENASCVSESMESVGASPDYLYVPIGTYTVRGLEEDRTEQLRMSLDDSNRYRRVYGNEGVVVYRIVKPENSTSKPDSERDQRWESRWLVPR; translated from the coding sequence ATGACCGGGGAACAACCGGACACCAGACAGACCGAGGACGTCCAATCCGGGACTGCCACGATGGCCGCCCACACAGACGCACGACTCGCGGTGGGTCTCGGTCCCGTCGCAACCGAACACTCCTCAGATGTCGCTTCAGAGATTCCGGGGTTCGGTCGTGACAGTCACCTCTGGTTCGCAATCGCGCTCCTCGCTGGCGTCGTCGTCTCGGTAACCTACGTTTCGACCCACCAGTACCCAGCATTCGGTGCAGGGTTGTACCTCGAAATCGCAACACAGATTCGCGACAATGGGTACGCACTTCCGACGACGATTCCGTACTACGCCGGTGGGATTCCGTTCGCGTACCCACCGCTTCAGTTCTACGTCGTTGCAGTCCTCACCGACCTCGGTATCTCGGGGCTAGCTATCAGTCGATACCTCCCGGCCGTCGTGACGATTCTCTACCTCGTACCGTACTACGGAATCGCCACCCAACTCCTCCCGACGAGACGACAGGCTGGGTTCGCAACGGTCATCCTCGCCGTGTGTCCACCTGTCCTCCAATGGCACCTCTCGGCGGGTGGTATCGTCCGTGCCTCGGCGTTCTTGCTCGCACTCTGTGGCATCTACGCGGGGACGAGAGTCTTCATCGACCGGGAGTGGCAGTGGGTCGGTGTCGGCACCATCTGTTTCGCGCTCACCATCCTCTCACATCCAGTCTACACCGTCTTCTTCGGTGTCAGTTGGGTCCTCCTCTACGCGGCGTTCGACCGCACGATTCAAGGACTCGTCAGCGGTGCAGTCGCCGCAGTCGGCGGAGTCATCATCGCGTCACCGTGGTGGTTGTGGGTCATCTCGGCACACGGCGTCGACGTGTTCACCGGGGCCGCTGGAAGTCACAGTGGCATCGCAGGTGGACTCGAACGCCTCCTCGACCAGTTCGTCTACCCCTTCGACCCAACGATCGTGACGGTGTTCTTCGTCGCGAGTTTCGCGGCTGCTGTCGTCCTCGTATCCCGAAAACAGTACATTCTTCCGGTGTGGCTCGTCGTCTCGGCGTACGTCCTCGGAAAAGAGCGGTTCCAGTTCGTCGCCGGGGCGATGATGATATCGACGGTGTTCTTCGCACTCGTCGTCCCAAAACTGGCCGACGCGCTACGTGACACCGTCGATGCGCGACAGACAATCGCTGCGGCGTTCGCCATCGCAATCATCTGCAGCGTCAGTCTCGGCGGCTTCTACGCTGGGAGTCAAATCGGGGATGCACACCACGGCAGTCCGAGTCTGCCACCGTTCTTCGACGACGACGATCGGCAGGCGATGAAGTGGGCCGCAAACCACACCGAAGCCAACGCCTCGTTCGTGGTTCTGTCGGACGCCGCCGAGTGGTTCCCCTACTACACCAAGCGCACGATTCTCGTCGGACCGTGGGGTGTCGAATGGGTGAGTCCTGACCAGTACTACAGCCAGTTATCGGCGTTCAAGTCGGTGAGTACCTGCGAAAACGCCAGTTGCGTCTCCGAGTCGATGGAGTCCGTCGGAGCGTCTCCCGACTACCTGTACGTCCCCATTGGAACGTACACTGTCCGTGGCCTCGAGGAAGATCGGACCGAACAGCTCAGAATGTCGTTGGACGACAGTAACCGCTACCGGCGTGTCTATGGCAACGAAGGCGTAGTGGTGTACCGCATCGTGAAACCCGAAAACTCGACGTCCAAACCGGATAGCGAACGAGACCAGCGTTGGGAGTCGAGGTGGTTAGTTCCACGGTGA
- a CDS encoding winged helix-turn-helix domain-containing protein, which translates to MASKQEEQSDTDDNINWDMVSYAISSQYRLTVLERLADGPATPTRIASDTDRHVANISRSIQRLRKRGQVELLVPEDRKKGRVYGLTEDGERSWDVIQSQDLA; encoded by the coding sequence ATGGCTAGTAAGCAAGAGGAACAATCCGATACGGACGACAATATCAACTGGGATATGGTCAGTTACGCCATCAGCTCCCAGTACCGGCTGACCGTTCTCGAGCGACTCGCCGATGGGCCCGCCACGCCGACTCGAATTGCGTCTGACACGGACAGACACGTCGCGAACATCTCGCGGTCGATTCAACGACTGAGAAAGCGAGGACAAGTCGAACTCCTCGTCCCAGAAGACCGGAAGAAAGGTCGCGTATACGGACTCACCGAAGATGGTGAGCGTTCGTGGGACGTAATCCAATCACAGGACCTCGCGTAA
- a CDS encoding ABC transporter ATP-binding protein, which translates to MSTHATTTDREGDDGPLLDVRGLRTEFRTEEGPIVASNEVSFSLDRGETMGLVGESGAGKSVTARSIMRLIDSPGRITGGEVVFDGEDLLEKTDAEMRDIRGNRIAMIPQDPMSSLNPVMTVGEQIIETIRRHQDVSKDEARRLAIESMDEVGIPDAAERIDDYPHEFSGGMRQRVLVAIGFSCEPDLIIADEPTTALDVTTQAKILDLLNEMQEREGTAVLMITHNLGVVAQTCDHVGVMYAGNLVETARLADLFDRPRHPYTRALIDSIPEVDTDYDELPTLDGAMPDLGNLPSGCNFAPRCPNATDACRSGGDPTLDSVDNSSSRAACIHAEDLDLSESTVPEAGVGRTEIDRSGEPLFEVSNLKKYFSAGEGVFGNVHLSFEGGGLPTIERRYVKAVDDVSFDVYPGETVGLVGESGCGKSTVARTALRLLEPTEGEVYFEGQPLHELGSSEVRSLRREMQMIFQDPQSSLNPRKTVGQIIGRAMEKHDIATGEEKRERVGDLLERVGLSRPAASKYPHEFSGGQQQRVAIAHALAVEPKLIVCDEPVSALDVSVQAQILNLLNEIQADENISYLFISHNIGVIRHICDRVAVMYLGKIAEFGDIDDVFSAPFHPYTESLLSAVPHANPNRQTDRILLEGSVPSPINPPSGCPFQTRCPKKIGDVCEQEHPGLEAMDDTDHYISCHLSEAEMSERDSFITPSKQAETSPADSD; encoded by the coding sequence ATGAGCACACACGCGACGACGACCGACCGCGAGGGTGACGACGGTCCCCTCCTCGACGTTCGCGGACTCAGAACAGAGTTCCGCACCGAAGAGGGGCCAATCGTCGCCTCGAACGAAGTGTCGTTCTCGCTCGACCGCGGTGAGACCATGGGTCTCGTCGGTGAGTCGGGCGCAGGGAAGTCCGTCACGGCGCGCTCGATAATGCGCCTCATCGACTCGCCGGGCAGAATCACCGGTGGTGAGGTGGTCTTCGACGGTGAGGACCTCCTCGAAAAGACGGACGCGGAGATGCGCGACATCCGCGGCAACCGCATCGCGATGATTCCGCAAGACCCGATGTCGTCGCTCAATCCAGTGATGACCGTCGGTGAGCAGATTATCGAGACGATTCGGCGCCACCAAGACGTCTCGAAAGACGAGGCACGGCGGCTCGCCATCGAGTCGATGGACGAAGTCGGTATCCCCGACGCGGCCGAACGCATTGACGACTACCCACACGAATTCTCCGGCGGGATGCGCCAGCGTGTCCTCGTCGCGATTGGCTTCTCGTGTGAACCAGACCTCATCATTGCGGACGAACCGACCACCGCGCTCGACGTCACGACGCAGGCGAAGATTCTCGACCTGCTCAACGAGATGCAAGAGCGCGAAGGGACGGCCGTCCTGATGATTACGCACAACCTCGGCGTCGTCGCACAGACGTGTGACCACGTCGGCGTGATGTACGCCGGGAACCTCGTCGAGACGGCGAGACTCGCGGACCTGTTCGACAGGCCGCGTCACCCCTACACGCGGGCGCTCATCGACTCGATTCCGGAGGTCGACACCGACTACGACGAACTGCCGACGCTCGACGGTGCGATGCCCGACCTCGGTAACCTTCCGAGCGGGTGTAACTTCGCACCCCGCTGTCCGAACGCGACCGATGCGTGCCGGTCCGGCGGTGACCCGACACTCGATAGCGTCGATAACTCCTCGTCACGTGCAGCGTGTATCCACGCTGAAGACCTCGACCTCTCCGAGAGTACGGTTCCCGAAGCAGGAGTCGGCAGAACGGAAATCGACCGCAGCGGCGAACCGCTGTTCGAGGTCAGCAACCTGAAGAAATACTTCAGCGCGGGCGAAGGCGTCTTCGGCAACGTTCACCTCTCGTTCGAGGGCGGTGGCCTGCCGACGATAGAACGTCGGTACGTCAAGGCCGTCGACGACGTGAGCTTCGACGTCTACCCCGGCGAAACCGTCGGTCTCGTGGGCGAGTCCGGGTGCGGGAAGTCGACCGTGGCCCGCACTGCGCTCCGACTCCTCGAACCAACAGAGGGCGAAGTCTACTTCGAGGGCCAACCACTCCACGAACTCGGCTCCTCGGAGGTTCGGAGTCTGCGCCGCGAGATGCAGATGATCTTCCAGGACCCACAGAGTTCGCTCAATCCGCGGAAGACGGTGGGACAAATCATCGGCCGGGCGATGGAGAAACACGACATCGCGACGGGCGAGGAGAAACGAGAGCGCGTGGGCGACCTGCTCGAACGCGTCGGCCTCTCGCGGCCAGCAGCGAGCAAGTACCCTCACGAGTTCTCTGGCGGGCAACAACAGCGCGTCGCCATCGCACACGCGCTCGCCGTCGAGCCGAAGCTCATCGTCTGTGACGAACCTGTCTCGGCGCTCGACGTGAGTGTCCAAGCGCAGATTCTCAATCTGCTCAACGAGATTCAGGCAGACGAGAACATCTCGTACCTGTTCATCTCGCACAACATCGGCGTCATCCGGCACATCTGTGACCGCGTCGCTGTGATGTACCTCGGGAAGATTGCGGAGTTCGGGGACATCGACGACGTGTTCTCGGCGCCGTTCCACCCCTACACCGAGAGTCTCCTGTCGGCGGTTCCGCACGCGAACCCTAACCGGCAGACTGACCGCATCCTCCTCGAAGGGAGCGTTCCGAGTCCCATCAACCCACCGTCGGGATGCCCCTTCCAGACGCGCTGTCCCAAGAAGATTGGCGACGTCTGTGAGCAGGAACACCCGGGACTCGAAGCGATGGACGACACCGACCACTACATCTCGTGTCACCTGTCGGAAGCAGAGATGAGTGAACGCGATTCGTTCATCACGCCGTCGAAACAGGCGGAGACCAGTCCGGCGGATTCGGACTGA
- a CDS encoding arylsulfotransferase (asst), translated as MVERTHVRVAAAVALLVCIGIVSGAQVTQSAQTVTDATADDIRVAPADGMTVVATDSNTWLGRERDGPRASAELIAFAADGTVAYYNGSHTRYWDVDPVPGTTATVEYLYSDHLTPEQCGGEEVCTRNGIERVNLTTGEVEHIYSRITPGKHSTRWHDGDRLDDDSYVIADIALDRVFIVNTTSGLVEWAWEAQADFDTVTTGGPYPSDWTHLNDVEVLPNGHIQVSLRNHDRIVYLDRETGLVHERTLGNGSHDIIYEQHNPDYLVNEDGDDAVLVADSENNRLVEYRWTGDGWARSWVWQDRRLQWPRDADRLPNGHTLVTDSNGNRILELDETGEVVWSIPVAFPYEAERLGTGDESTGGPPAHELGLENRTVNRITSGGGDAAQSSFIPGPVVNAVYYVLPQWMGPTSLLATCLAILVALGWVVLELRWLPYRLSVNSPLSIHRRR; from the coding sequence ATGGTCGAGCGTACTCACGTTCGAGTCGCTGCAGCGGTTGCCCTCCTCGTTTGCATCGGCATCGTCAGTGGTGCCCAAGTTACGCAGTCAGCGCAGACGGTGACCGACGCGACTGCCGACGACATCCGTGTCGCACCAGCCGACGGGATGACCGTCGTCGCAACCGACTCGAACACCTGGCTCGGCCGTGAACGCGACGGTCCGCGCGCGAGCGCCGAACTCATCGCCTTCGCTGCTGACGGAACCGTCGCGTACTACAACGGGTCACACACTCGCTACTGGGATGTCGACCCCGTACCGGGGACGACTGCGACCGTGGAGTACCTCTACTCAGACCACCTCACCCCCGAGCAGTGTGGCGGAGAAGAGGTCTGTACTCGAAACGGCATCGAACGCGTGAACCTCACGACGGGAGAGGTCGAACACATCTACAGTCGAATCACTCCTGGAAAGCATTCTACGCGCTGGCACGATGGTGACCGACTGGACGACGATTCGTACGTAATCGCCGACATCGCTCTAGACCGCGTCTTCATCGTGAACACCACCTCAGGACTCGTCGAGTGGGCGTGGGAGGCACAGGCCGATTTCGACACCGTGACGACGGGCGGTCCGTACCCCTCAGATTGGACGCATCTCAACGACGTCGAAGTGCTTCCAAACGGCCACATACAGGTCAGTCTTCGAAATCACGACAGAATCGTCTATCTCGACCGTGAGACTGGCCTCGTCCACGAGCGAACACTCGGAAATGGGTCTCACGACATTATTTACGAACAGCACAACCCGGATTACCTCGTCAACGAGGACGGTGACGACGCTGTCCTCGTCGCCGACTCTGAGAACAACCGTCTCGTCGAGTATCGCTGGACCGGAGACGGGTGGGCCCGTTCGTGGGTCTGGCAAGACCGTCGGCTCCAGTGGCCACGAGACGCCGACCGGCTTCCGAATGGTCACACACTCGTGACCGACTCGAACGGAAATCGTATCCTCGAACTGGACGAGACGGGTGAAGTCGTCTGGAGCATCCCTGTCGCGTTCCCATACGAAGCAGAACGCCTCGGAACTGGTGACGAAAGCACTGGAGGGCCGCCAGCACACGAACTTGGCCTCGAAAACCGCACAGTCAACAGGATAACGAGTGGTGGCGGCGACGCTGCCCAATCGTCGTTCATTCCCGGACCGGTCGTCAATGCCGTTTACTACGTCCTCCCGCAGTGGATGGGACCCACCTCACTCCTCGCGACCTGTCTCGCCATACTGGTCGCGCTCGGATGGGTGGTACTCGAACTCCGGTGGCTTCCCTACCGTCTCTCAGTGAACAGTCCGCTGTCGATTCACAGACGTCGATGA
- a CDS encoding SprT-like domain-containing protein — protein sequence MPLDDIKLEPAYDAVGTHEELIRWSRAYCTRAVEQYGFTVDVDSVEWEVSTRAKRRAAAVKTPQIEHAKVGTTIDWETQTPDETVPTCTMSLSWRAFDSFGRDEWAATLRHELVHVEQFQAFGATDHGPAFKRRATAVDAPVRVRRFTDPKYVLTCTDCGDDVAYRYRDCKLVRNPSAYRSACCEADLSCERPDDGT from the coding sequence GTGCCACTCGACGACATCAAATTGGAACCTGCGTACGACGCTGTCGGGACACACGAAGAGTTGATTCGCTGGTCTCGGGCGTACTGTACTCGGGCCGTCGAACAGTACGGCTTCACCGTCGACGTCGACTCAGTCGAGTGGGAGGTGTCCACCCGCGCGAAGCGGCGCGCAGCAGCAGTGAAAACACCTCAAATCGAACATGCGAAGGTTGGCACGACGATAGACTGGGAGACACAGACACCCGACGAAACCGTCCCGACCTGTACGATGTCACTCTCTTGGCGTGCCTTCGACTCGTTCGGGCGAGACGAGTGGGCCGCGACACTCAGACACGAACTCGTTCACGTCGAACAGTTTCAGGCGTTCGGCGCGACCGACCACGGCCCCGCATTCAAGCGACGCGCGACGGCCGTCGACGCACCGGTCCGCGTCCGCCGATTCACCGACCCAAAATACGTCCTCACCTGTACCGACTGTGGGGACGACGTCGCCTACCGGTATCGAGACTGCAAACTCGTTCGCAATCCGTCGGCATACCGCTCCGCGTGCTGTGAGGCGGACCTCTCGTGTGAGCGACCAGACGACGGGACATAG
- a CDS encoding DUF1028 domain-containing protein has product MRHVPGTFSIAARDPDTNTFGAAVTTGTVSVGATCPYVSATGAAVTQSYTKTEHGRDAVARADAGERIDDAFADLLAADDYAAYRQVHGVGVDSEYVFTGDECVQWAGHRVGDNYTVAGNMLAGSDVVDATADAFESTDGDMAEQLVAALEAGEAAGGDDRGEMSAALLVHAPTPEFFHNLRVDLADDPVGDLRTLLAEARRAKPQIRSETEELFEHYPDEILDFGVKY; this is encoded by the coding sequence ATGCGACACGTCCCAGGAACCTTCTCGATAGCGGCCCGTGACCCGGACACGAACACCTTCGGCGCAGCAGTGACCACCGGAACAGTCTCCGTGGGCGCAACCTGCCCGTACGTGAGCGCCACCGGCGCAGCAGTGACACAATCGTACACCAAAACAGAACACGGCCGAGACGCCGTCGCCCGTGCCGACGCTGGCGAACGCATCGACGACGCGTTTGCCGACCTTCTCGCGGCCGACGACTACGCTGCCTACCGGCAAGTCCACGGTGTCGGAGTGGACAGCGAGTACGTCTTCACTGGTGACGAATGTGTCCAGTGGGCAGGCCACCGCGTCGGGGACAACTACACCGTCGCAGGGAACATGCTCGCCGGAAGTGACGTCGTGGATGCTACTGCCGACGCCTTCGAGTCCACCGACGGGGACATGGCCGAACAACTGGTTGCAGCACTCGAAGCAGGCGAGGCCGCCGGCGGTGACGACCGAGGAGAGATGAGCGCCGCACTGCTCGTCCATGCACCTACCCCGGAGTTTTTCCACAACCTCCGCGTCGACCTCGCTGACGACCCAGTCGGCGACCTCCGAACGCTACTCGCCGAGGCCCGTCGAGCGAAACCACAGATTCGGTCGGAGACCGAGGAGCTCTTCGAGCACTATCCAGACGAGATTCTCGACTTCGGCGTGAAGTACTGA